The Mustela erminea isolate mMusErm1 chromosome 6, mMusErm1.Pri, whole genome shotgun sequence genome includes a region encoding these proteins:
- the CSAD gene encoding cysteine sulfinic acid decarboxylase isoform X2 has product MADSKPLFSPDGDPMAAEALLRDVFGIVMDEVIRKGTSASEKVCEWKEPEELKRLLDLELRSEGEAAERILARCREVIHYSVKTCHPHFFNQLFSGLDPHALAGRIVTESLNTSQYTYEIAPVFVLMEEEVLKKLRSLVGWSSGDGVFCPGGSISNMYAVNLARYQRYPDCKQRGLRALPPLALFASKECHYSIKKGAAFLGLGTDSVRVVKTDERGKMIPEDLERQISLAEAEGIVPFLVSATSGTTVLGAFDPLEAIADVCQRHGLWLHVDAAWGGSVLLSQTHRHLLDGIQRADSVAWNPHKLLTAGLQCSALLLRDTSNLLRRCHGSQASYLFQQDKFYDVALDTGDKVVQCGRRVDCLKLWLMWKAQGGQGLERRVDQAFALAWYLVEELKKREGFELIMENLSMCVSGSCPPACGGSRKARITVKGWLRWPRCSRSAW; this is encoded by the exons ATGGCTGACTCTAAACCACTCTTCTCCCCTGATGGGGACCCCATGGCTGCAGAAGCCTTGCTCCGGGATGTGTTTGGGATTGTTATGGATGAGGTCATTCGGAAAGGGACCAGTGCCTCTGAGAAG GTCTGCGAGTGGAAGGAGCCAGAGGAGCTGAAGCGGCTGCTGGACCTGGAGCTGCGCAGCGAGGGCGAGGCGGCTGAGCGGATCCTAGCACGGTGCCGGGAGGTGATCCACTACAGTGTGAAAACCT GTCACCCGCACTTCTTCAACCAGCTCTTCTCAGGGTTGGATCCCCACGCTCTGGCGGGGCGCATTGTCACTGAGAGCCTCAACACCAGCCA GTACACTTATGAAATCGCCCCTGTGTTTGTGCTCATGGAAGAAGAGGTGCTGAAGAAACTCCGGTCCCTCGTGGGCTGGAGCTCTGGGGATGGGGTCTTCTGCCCTG GTGGCTCCATCTCCAACATGTATGCCGTGAACCTGGCCCGCTATCAGCGCTACCCAGACTGCAAGCAGAGGGGCCTCCGGGCGCTGCCGCCCCTGGCTCTCTTCGCATCAAAGGAG TGTCATTACTCCATCAAGAAGGGGGCTGCTTTTCTGGGACTTGGCACCGACAGTGTCCGAGTAGTCAAGACAGATGAGAG AGGGAAAATGATTCCTGAGGATCTGGAGAGACAGATCAGTCTGGCTGAGGCTGAG GGCATTGTCCCGTTCCTGGTTAGTGCCACCTCTGGAACTACTGTGCTGGGGGCCTTTGACCCCCTGGAGGCAATTGCTGATGTGTGCCAGCGTCACGGGCTATGGCTCCATGTGGAT GCCGCCTGGGGTGGGAGCGTCCTGTTGTCACAGACACATAGACATCTCCTGGATGGGATCCAGAG GGCTGACTCTGTGGCCTGGAATCCTCACAAGCTTCTCACAGCCGGCCTGCAGTGCTCAGCTCTTCTTCTCCGGGATACCTCG AACCTGCTTAGGCGCTGCCACGGGTCCCAGGCCAGCTACCTCTTCCAGCAGGACAAGTTCTACGACGTGGCTCTGGACACCGGAGACAAGGTGGTGCAGTGTGGCCGCCGCGTGGACTGTCTGAAGCTGTGGCTCATGTGGAAGGCACAGGGCGGGCAAGGGCTGGAGCGGCGTGTTGACCAGGCCTTTGCCCTCGCCTG GTACCTGGTGGAGGAattgaagaagagagaaggatttGAGTTGATCATGGAG AATTTGTCAATGTGTGTTTCTGGTTCGTGCCCCCCAGCCTGCGGGGGAAGCAGGAAAGCCCGGATTACAGTGAAAGGCTGGCTAAG GTGGCCCCGGTGCTCAAGGAGCGCATGGTGA
- the CSAD gene encoding cysteine sulfinic acid decarboxylase isoform X1 has product MADSKPLFSPDGDPMAAEALLRDVFGIVMDEVIRKGTSASEKVCEWKEPEELKRLLDLELRSEGEAAERILARCREVIHYSVKTCHPHFFNQLFSGLDPHALAGRIVTESLNTSQYTYEIAPVFVLMEEEVLKKLRSLVGWSSGDGVFCPGGSISNMYAVNLARYQRYPDCKQRGLRALPPLALFASKECHYSIKKGAAFLGLGTDSVRVVKTDERGKMIPEDLERQISLAEAEGIVPFLVSATSGTTVLGAFDPLEAIADVCQRHGLWLHVDAAWGGSVLLSQTHRHLLDGIQRADSVAWNPHKLLTAGLQCSALLLRDTSNLLRRCHGSQASYLFQQDKFYDVALDTGDKVVQCGRRVDCLKLWLMWKAQGGQGLERRVDQAFALAWYLVEELKKREGFELIMEPEFVNVCFWFVPPSLRGKQESPDYSERLAKVAPVLKERMVKEGSMMIGYQPHGTRGNFFRMVVANPALTRADMDFLLNELERLGQDL; this is encoded by the exons ATGGCTGACTCTAAACCACTCTTCTCCCCTGATGGGGACCCCATGGCTGCAGAAGCCTTGCTCCGGGATGTGTTTGGGATTGTTATGGATGAGGTCATTCGGAAAGGGACCAGTGCCTCTGAGAAG GTCTGCGAGTGGAAGGAGCCAGAGGAGCTGAAGCGGCTGCTGGACCTGGAGCTGCGCAGCGAGGGCGAGGCGGCTGAGCGGATCCTAGCACGGTGCCGGGAGGTGATCCACTACAGTGTGAAAACCT GTCACCCGCACTTCTTCAACCAGCTCTTCTCAGGGTTGGATCCCCACGCTCTGGCGGGGCGCATTGTCACTGAGAGCCTCAACACCAGCCA GTACACTTATGAAATCGCCCCTGTGTTTGTGCTCATGGAAGAAGAGGTGCTGAAGAAACTCCGGTCCCTCGTGGGCTGGAGCTCTGGGGATGGGGTCTTCTGCCCTG GTGGCTCCATCTCCAACATGTATGCCGTGAACCTGGCCCGCTATCAGCGCTACCCAGACTGCAAGCAGAGGGGCCTCCGGGCGCTGCCGCCCCTGGCTCTCTTCGCATCAAAGGAG TGTCATTACTCCATCAAGAAGGGGGCTGCTTTTCTGGGACTTGGCACCGACAGTGTCCGAGTAGTCAAGACAGATGAGAG AGGGAAAATGATTCCTGAGGATCTGGAGAGACAGATCAGTCTGGCTGAGGCTGAG GGCATTGTCCCGTTCCTGGTTAGTGCCACCTCTGGAACTACTGTGCTGGGGGCCTTTGACCCCCTGGAGGCAATTGCTGATGTGTGCCAGCGTCACGGGCTATGGCTCCATGTGGAT GCCGCCTGGGGTGGGAGCGTCCTGTTGTCACAGACACATAGACATCTCCTGGATGGGATCCAGAG GGCTGACTCTGTGGCCTGGAATCCTCACAAGCTTCTCACAGCCGGCCTGCAGTGCTCAGCTCTTCTTCTCCGGGATACCTCG AACCTGCTTAGGCGCTGCCACGGGTCCCAGGCCAGCTACCTCTTCCAGCAGGACAAGTTCTACGACGTGGCTCTGGACACCGGAGACAAGGTGGTGCAGTGTGGCCGCCGCGTGGACTGTCTGAAGCTGTGGCTCATGTGGAAGGCACAGGGCGGGCAAGGGCTGGAGCGGCGTGTTGACCAGGCCTTTGCCCTCGCCTG GTACCTGGTGGAGGAattgaagaagagagaaggatttGAGTTGATCATGGAG CCAGAATTTGTCAATGTGTGTTTCTGGTTCGTGCCCCCCAGCCTGCGGGGGAAGCAGGAAAGCCCGGATTACAGTGAAAGGCTGGCTAAG GTGGCCCCGGTGCTCAAGGAGCGCATGGTGAAGGAGGGCTCCATGATGATCGGCTACCAGCCCCATGGGACCCGAGGCAACTTTTTCCGCATGGTCGTGGCCAACCCTGCGCTGACCCGGGCTGATATGGACTTCCTTCTCAACGAGCTGGAAAGGCTAGGCCAGGACCTCTGA
- the CSAD gene encoding cysteine sulfinic acid decarboxylase isoform X3 codes for MEEEVLKKLRSLVGWSSGDGVFCPGGSISNMYAVNLARYQRYPDCKQRGLRALPPLALFASKECHYSIKKGAAFLGLGTDSVRVVKTDERGKMIPEDLERQISLAEAEGIVPFLVSATSGTTVLGAFDPLEAIADVCQRHGLWLHVDAAWGGSVLLSQTHRHLLDGIQRADSVAWNPHKLLTAGLQCSALLLRDTSNLLRRCHGSQASYLFQQDKFYDVALDTGDKVVQCGRRVDCLKLWLMWKAQGGQGLERRVDQAFALAWYLVEELKKREGFELIMEPEFVNVCFWFVPPSLRGKQESPDYSERLAKVAPVLKERMVKEGSMMIGYQPHGTRGNFFRMVVANPALTRADMDFLLNELERLGQDL; via the exons ATGGAAGAAGAGGTGCTGAAGAAACTCCGGTCCCTCGTGGGCTGGAGCTCTGGGGATGGGGTCTTCTGCCCTG GTGGCTCCATCTCCAACATGTATGCCGTGAACCTGGCCCGCTATCAGCGCTACCCAGACTGCAAGCAGAGGGGCCTCCGGGCGCTGCCGCCCCTGGCTCTCTTCGCATCAAAGGAG TGTCATTACTCCATCAAGAAGGGGGCTGCTTTTCTGGGACTTGGCACCGACAGTGTCCGAGTAGTCAAGACAGATGAGAG AGGGAAAATGATTCCTGAGGATCTGGAGAGACAGATCAGTCTGGCTGAGGCTGAG GGCATTGTCCCGTTCCTGGTTAGTGCCACCTCTGGAACTACTGTGCTGGGGGCCTTTGACCCCCTGGAGGCAATTGCTGATGTGTGCCAGCGTCACGGGCTATGGCTCCATGTGGAT GCCGCCTGGGGTGGGAGCGTCCTGTTGTCACAGACACATAGACATCTCCTGGATGGGATCCAGAG GGCTGACTCTGTGGCCTGGAATCCTCACAAGCTTCTCACAGCCGGCCTGCAGTGCTCAGCTCTTCTTCTCCGGGATACCTCG AACCTGCTTAGGCGCTGCCACGGGTCCCAGGCCAGCTACCTCTTCCAGCAGGACAAGTTCTACGACGTGGCTCTGGACACCGGAGACAAGGTGGTGCAGTGTGGCCGCCGCGTGGACTGTCTGAAGCTGTGGCTCATGTGGAAGGCACAGGGCGGGCAAGGGCTGGAGCGGCGTGTTGACCAGGCCTTTGCCCTCGCCTG GTACCTGGTGGAGGAattgaagaagagagaaggatttGAGTTGATCATGGAG CCAGAATTTGTCAATGTGTGTTTCTGGTTCGTGCCCCCCAGCCTGCGGGGGAAGCAGGAAAGCCCGGATTACAGTGAAAGGCTGGCTAAG GTGGCCCCGGTGCTCAAGGAGCGCATGGTGAAGGAGGGCTCCATGATGATCGGCTACCAGCCCCATGGGACCCGAGGCAACTTTTTCCGCATGGTCGTGGCCAACCCTGCGCTGACCCGGGCTGATATGGACTTCCTTCTCAACGAGCTGGAAAGGCTAGGCCAGGACCTCTGA